The sequence GGGCCCGCGACGCCGAGTGCCGAGGTCGCGGTTCTCTACCGCGAGGCGGCCGTGGCGACCGCGAAGTACGAGGAGGGCCGGAAGGCCGTCAAGGCCCTGCGGGCGAAGTCGCGGGTCCTGGAGGCGCACCTCGCGAAGGAGCGCGGACGCCTGCGGCTGTTCCGCGAGGACGTCGGGCGCCTCGCGCGGGCGCAGTACCGGGGCCATGACGACGGCCTCTCGCTCACCGCCAACCTGCTCTTCTCGGACGACCCCGAGGCACTGATGGAGAACGTGGGGCTCGCGGGCAACGGCGATCGTGCGGTGACCCACCTCGTCCAGCGCTCGGCCCGCGCCGAGAGCGCCCTCGCGAAGGCGGAGCGGAAGGTGCGGACGAACCGTGAGGCCGTGGAGTCGCGTACGGCGCACATGGCTTCGCTCAAGAAGCAGGTCGACGCGAAGCTCCAGAGCGCGCGGGGCCGGCTCCAGGCGCAGGGCGAGAGCGCGGTGCTCGCGGGGCGCTGCCGGGGTGCGACCCGGATGGAGCAGGCGGCGTCCGAGTACCCGAGGGAGCGGTGGGTGACGCCGGTGCAGAACTTCGTCCTGTCAGCGGGCTTCGGCGGCTCGGGAAGCCACTGGTCGCACGGTCATACGGGGCAGGACTTCGCCGTCGGCATCGGCACCCCGGTCCGTGCCGTGGGCGGAGGACGGGTGGTGCGGGTCTCCTGCGGCGGGCCCTTCGGGATCGAGGTGGTGCTCCAGCACCCCGGCGGCTACTACACGCAGTACGCGCACCTCTCCTCGGTCGCCGTGGACCAGGGCGAGACCGTACGGACGGGGCAGTGGATCGCCCAGTCCGGCACGACGGGGAACTCGACGGGCCCCCACGTGCACTTCGAGGTCCGCCTGACCCCGGACTACGGCTCGGCGGTCTCGCCGCTGCCGTGGCTGCGCGAGCACGGAGTGCCGGTCGGGTAGTGCCCGCCCCCTGTGACCGGGTGCTCAGGGGACGTACGAGGGCACCCGCCGGGGGACCCGCGACCGCTCGACGACGGGGGCGGCGCCACTCAGGCCAGCAGCCGTTCGATGACCGCGGCGACGCCGTCCTCCGTGTTCGGGTGCGTGACGGCGGAGGCGGCGAGGCGTACCTCGGGGTGGGCGTTGCCCATCGCCCAGGACCGCCCGGCCCACGTCAGCATCTCGATGTCGTTGGGCATGTCCCCGAAAGCGATGACGTCCTCGGAAGCGATGCCGCGTTCCGCACAGCACTGCGCGAGCGTGCTCGCCTTGGACACCTCGCGGGCGCTGATCTCCAGGAGAGCGGTCGGGCTGGAGCGGGTGACGGCGACGAGGTCACCGACCGTGTCCCTGGCGAGCCGGAGGAAGGCGTCCGGGGCGAGGTCGGGGTGGTGGGCGAGGAGCTTGAGCACGGGTTCGGACTCCTCCGGCTGAGGCACGGGCCCCGAGTCGAGCCCGAGGAGCTTGGCGATCGGGGCGATGCTCGAAGCGGG comes from Streptomyces sp. Tu6071 and encodes:
- a CDS encoding M23 family metallopeptidase, with amino-acid sequence MALRTGTSARPRGTLVASALSLLLLGALGLTGSAAGADHSENDGPATPSAEVAVLYREAAVATAKYEEGRKAVKALRAKSRVLEAHLAKERGRLRLFREDVGRLARAQYRGHDDGLSLTANLLFSDDPEALMENVGLAGNGDRAVTHLVQRSARAESALAKAERKVRTNREAVESRTAHMASLKKQVDAKLQSARGRLQAQGESAVLAGRCRGATRMEQAASEYPRERWVTPVQNFVLSAGFGGSGSHWSHGHTGQDFAVGIGTPVRAVGGGRVVRVSCGGPFGIEVVLQHPGGYYTQYAHLSSVAVDQGETVRTGQWIAQSGTTGNSTGPHVHFEVRLTPDYGSAVSPLPWLREHGVPVG